The following DNA comes from Verrucomicrobiota bacterium JB022.
AGCCCTATTTCCCGCTGGCCTACCGCCTCGGCACCGTCATCCAGCAGCTCGCCCCCAAGGACGTGAAGAAGCTGGTGGTGACCTACGCCGGCAAGGTCGCCAATCTCGAAGTGAAGCCTATCACGCGCTCCCTCCAGCGCGGCTTCCTCCGCAAGATCACCAACGACGTCAACGACGTCAACGCCCCGCGCGTCATGCAACGCCTCGGCATCGAAGGTGACGTGGTCAAGAGCTCCGCCGAGACCGATTACACCGAGATGGTCCGCATCGAAGCCCACACCGGCAAGGGCGAGACCTACTCGATCGAAGGCACCCTGATCGGCAAGGGCCTGCAGCCCCGCATCGTGTCCCTCAACGGCCGCGAAATCGAGTCGTCGCTCGACGAGAAGTTCCTGCTCGTGCTCGAAAACCACGACCAGCCCGGCATCATCGGCATGGTGGGCACCACGCTGGCCCAGCACCGCGTGAACATCTCCAACATGAACCTCGGCCGCAACCGCCAAGGCAGCACCGCTCTCGCGATCTACTGCCTCGACAGCCGCCCGCCGGAGCGCGCGCTCGACCAGATCCGCGAACACGAAGCGATTAAGGGCATTACCCTCGTCGACCTCGAAGGCGGCCTGTAAATCAAGTTTGGTTCCTGCACCTTTTCCCCAGCCACCTCTCGATCTTCGGGCGGTGGCTTTTTTGTCTTTGGCCATGGATGGAACGCGAACAAGCACGGTTGATCAGAGCGAGGGAAGTGGGCGCCGCGTGCAGGTTCAGTCGTTTCTTCGAACTAACTTTTTTCTTATCTGTGTAAATCCGTGTTTCATCCGTGGCTAAAGATCATCCTACGTTTTCGCGTTGCCCTTGGCGGGAGGGTTGCATGATCTGGTGTGCATGTCCGTCTGGATTGCTTCCCTGCTTACCCTTTTGATTGGCTACCTCGTCGGGTCGGTGTCGTTTGCCGTGCTCATCTGCAAGAGCCAGGGCGTCGACATCTTCAAGCTCGGCAGCGGCAACCCCGGCGCGACCAACGTCCTTCGCAACCTCGGCAAAAAGTGGGGCTACCTCTGCTTTGGGCTCGATGCGCTCAAGGGCGTCATCCCGGTGCTGGTCGGGTGGGGGATCGCCAGCGCGATGGGCGTCAACGCCCCGCTGCTCGGCGTGCTCGGCCTGGTGGGCGCGATCCTCGGCCACAGCTACTCGCTCTTCCTGCGCTTCAAAGGCGGGAAAGGTGTCGCCACCA
Coding sequences within:
- the plsY gene encoding glycerol-3-phosphate 1-O-acyltransferase PlsY is translated as MSVWIASLLTLLIGYLVGSVSFAVLICKSQGVDIFKLGSGNPGATNVLRNLGKKWGYLCFGLDALKGVIPVLVGWGIASAMGVNAPLLGVLGLVGAILGHSYSLFLRFKGGKGVATTIGGLLVLMPVVILVGLLLWLAVFYTSRYVSLASIVLGVSLPITALILREPAIYFWVALALAVLIVVRHRANIQRLLNGTENRAAPKKK